Proteins from one Oryza sativa Japonica Group chromosome 12, ASM3414082v1 genomic window:
- the LOC4351522 gene encoding putative F-box protein At2g33190: MDTPAAADWSELPADVLGLVLLELEFPDLFRSAAVCKLWRATARDIRRLGLYSRAQTPCLLYTTAAAGPRAAVLYSLADKTTSYTVPLPDPPIAERHIVGSSHGWLVTADHRSELHLLNPATGEQLDLPPVATIEHVRPLYDDAGNLNNYKLVYYDGGGNSHRSNDDDMHTVTHPPETFREFLYLKAVISSDPSRGDDYTVMLIHHPYLQLSFARSGDKKWTWIKMGNNECEWFEDCIYHDGVFYAQTVHGAIHAIDVVSASSSFTHRLILKPTMGELGTLYIVRTTEGDILQVLRVTEEDEGSEHKDVRTTEIGVYKVDYKKQDLDDVDDIGNNALFIGTSYSMCLPVKDYPHLMPNHIYFDDDYGYLVHRKHLRRDVGVYDYTNDTAIDVEYPQPWLNWPLAPVWITPSFTKTAKYS; the protein is encoded by the coding sequence ATGGACACTCCGGCGGCCGCCGACTGGTCGGAGCTTCCGGCCGACGTGCtcggcctcgtcctcctcgagctcgAGTTCCCCGACCTGttccgctccgccgccgtctgCAAGCTCTGGCGCGCCACCGCCCGCGACATACGCCGCCTCGGCCTCTACTCCCGCGCGCAGACGCCCTGCCTCCTctacaccaccgccgccgccggcccgcgcgccgccgtgctcTACAGCCTCGCCGACAAGACGACGTCCTACACGGTCCCCCTCCCGGACCCGCCCATCGCGGAGCGCCACATCGTCGGGTCATCCCACGGCTGGCTCGTCACCGCCGACCACCGCTCCGAGCTCCACCTCCTCAACCCGGCCACAGGCGAGCAGCTCGACCTCCCACCCGTCGCCACCATCGAACACGTAAGGCCACTCTACGACGACGCCGGGAACCTCAACAACTACAAGTTGGTCTactacgacggcggcggcaacagtcACCGGAGCAACGACGATGACATGCACACGGTGACGCACCCGCCGGAGACGTTCAGGGAGTTCTTGTATCTCAAAGCCGTCATCTCCTCCGACCCATCGCGCGGCGACGACTACACGGTGATGCTCATCCATCACCCATATCTTCAGCTCTCCTTCGCGAGATCCGGCGACAAGAAGTGGACATGGATCAAGATGGGGAACAATGAGTGTGAGTGGTTCGAAGATTGCATCTACCACGACGGCGTGTTCTACGCCCAGACCGTTCACGGCGCCATCCACGCCATTGATGTCGTCAGTGCTTCTTCCTCCTTCACCCATAGACTGATTCTCAAGCCGACCATGGGTGAATTGGGCACCCTCTACATTGTACGTACCACGGAAGGTGACATCCTGCAGGTCTTGCGAGTCACGGAAGAAGATGAAGGTAGCGAGCATAAGGACGTACGAACAACTGAAATCGGGGTGTACAAGGTTGACTACAAGAAGCAAGATCTTGATGACGTCGATGACATAGGTAACAATGCATTGTTTATTGGCACTAGTTACTCGATGTGCTTGCCAGTGAAGGATTATCCACACTTGATGCCAAATCACATATATTTCGACGATGACTACGGGTACTTGGTTCACCGTAAACATCTTCGTCGGGACGTTGGAGTTTATGATTATACGAATGACACTGCGATCGATGTGGAGTATCCTCAGCCGTGGCTGAATTGGCCACTAGCTCCAGTTTGGATTACTCCAAGTTTTACTAAAACTGCAAAATATAGTTGA